The following proteins come from a genomic window of bacterium:
- a CDS encoding OsmC family peroxiredoxin produces the protein MDNEIVRSATVHWDGDVAHGRGTIATGSGKVRADYSFGTRFSGDPGTNPEELLGASHAACFTMALSSELTRAGHPPVSIDTEGLVHLQRMKTGYEIPSIELTTTAVVPGVADAEFQAMAARAKENCPLSRALRAVPISLRATLRPA, from the coding sequence ATGGACAACGAGATTGTTCGTTCGGCGACGGTTCACTGGGATGGGGACGTGGCACATGGACGGGGGACGATCGCGACCGGGAGCGGCAAGGTGAGAGCGGACTATTCGTTTGGGACGCGCTTCAGCGGCGACCCCGGGACGAACCCGGAAGAATTGCTGGGGGCGTCCCACGCCGCGTGCTTCACGATGGCGTTGAGCTCTGAACTGACCCGTGCCGGGCACCCGCCCGTCTCGATCGACACGGAAGGGTTGGTGCACCTGCAGCGCATGAAGACGGGGTACGAGATCCCTTCGATCGAGCTGACCACGACCGCGGTCGTGCCGGGTGTTGCCGATGCGGAGTTTCAGGCGATGGCGGCGCGCGCCAAGGAGAACTGTCCCTTGAGCCGTGCGCTCCGAGCGGTGCCGATCTCGCTGCGCGCGACGTTGCGGCCCGCGTAG